The Candidatus Nomurabacteria bacterium genome segment TATATCACGCTCTAGTAGTGCATGTGTTCCTATAAGTAGTGTCGCTTTTTTGGTGCTTATTTTATGTTTAATCTGCTGTTTTTCGGTTTTATTGACAGACCCAACGAGGAGTTGAATATCCTGTGCATGTTTGGTGTGCTGCAGGAGCGTACGCAGCGTTTTATAGTGCTGGCGTGCCAATATTTCGGTTGGCGCAATAAGCGCTACCTGCATATTACTTTGTAACGCCATAAGTGATGCAAGTGCCGCAACGACTGTCTTACCAGACCCTACATCGCCTTCAACTAAACGGTTCATTGGTTGACGCTGTTGCATATCTTGCAGAATCTTCCAAGCAACAATCCGCTGATCATCTGTTAAGGTAAATGGCAATTGTTTCACAAACGTTTTAGCAGCGTTTTCATCAAATACAATAGGCAAAGCCGTGACTCGTTTGTTACTATCTTTGAGCGATTGCACAGCGCACATAATGACAAATAGCTCTTCAAAGGCAAGACGTCGCTTTGCGTCTAATAAGGCGTGTTCTGAATTTGGGAGGTGAATTGTTTTATAGGCATCGTACGCCGACAGTAATCCATGCTTGATTACAATATCTCTCGGTAAAACATCAGTGACCTGCAAATCTTGAGCAAACAGTGTAGTAAACAGTTTTCTCAGTTGATGGCTCTTTAACCCTACTCGTTCTGGGTACGTTGGTAAAATGGTAACGTCTTTTTGCACGCTACTTAGTAGTTCTACAGAAGGATTTACTATTTGCAAACGATTATTCTTGTATTCGTATACGCCCCGAAGTAAATATTCTTCATGGGTTAGTTGACTCGCGCGGTATGGTTGATTAAACCATACGATGCGAACCTTACCAGTAGAATCTTGGGCAATTGCTTGTGTAATGTGCAATCCACGTTTTACCCGCCGTTGAGTTACATCTGTAAAGGTTACCTGCAAGGTAACATTCCCCGGCATCATATTGGCAATAGGTACAACGCCACTATAATCGTTGTATTGCCTTGGTACATACTGTAAAAAATCTCCAATAGTAGCAATGCCTACTTTAGTGAACTTACTCGCCAGTGCAGGGCCTACTCCTTTAAGATCGGTTATTGGACTGTGAAGTGTCATATACCTACAGTGTACCGCACAACGCAACAGGTGCGCAGTGACCTAAAAAGCACTAACTTTTTATCGTGTATATTGTAGGTAATTTTGGTATAATAGATGGTGATATTGAGGTAAATATACAGGTATATGAGTAAATCCAGTAAAAAGAAGTCACGTCTTGGCTTAAAGACGAAGAGTTCGAGCGCCAAGAATAAAGCACTCGATTCTGCTAATATCGTAAACCGAAACATTGGTGATCGTATGCGAGCTCGTAAAGACCTGCGGGCGCGTAGGCGTGCTGATCAAAAGGCAAGAATGCCCAAAAACCCTATAAAGCGTTTTGTGTACTATTTGAAGCCAAAAAACTTTGCTGCTTATTGGTTTAACAGAGACGGTGCTATACGTGCTTTAAAAGTAGCAGGTGTAAGCCTTGCGGTAATGATGGTATTTTTATTGGCTACTTTTGCATATTTCAGGAAAGACTTGCCTAGAAACATTACAAATCTAGATACATGTTCGCAAGGTGCATCTTCACTTTACTATGACAACACTGGCCAGACTTTGTTGTGGGCAAGCTCTGGTGACGTAGAATGTTACCCTGTTAAATTAGAAAACATTAACACCCATCTCCAAAAAGCAGTTATTGCTATAGAAGACAAAGACTTTTATAACCATGGTGGCTTTAGTACAGCTGGGGTTACCCGTGCGTTCTTTAATAATCTGCGTGGTGAAAGCACCCAAGGTGGTTCTACTATTACACAGCAATTCGTTAAAAACTCTTTGTTATCACAAGAACAGACATACACGAGAAAAGTAAAAGAATTAATCTTAGCTATTGAGCTCGAGCGTTCGTACACAAAAGATGAAATCTTAAACGCATATTTAAATGAAATCTCATTTGGTTCTACCTATGCTGGTGCCGAAGCTGCCGCACGAGGCTACTTTGACAAACCAGCCAAAGACTTAACACTAGATGAATCAGCTACCTTAGCGGCTCTTATCCCTGCGCCATCGTATTATTCACCAACGGGTGATAACACGGGTGAACTGGTAGAGCGTCGCAATTATGTTTTGCAACTTATGGTAGACCAAGGCTACATAACGCAAGACGAAGCAAACACAGCAAAAGAACAAGATACAATTGCTAAGGTTGTACCTAAGAAGAGTAAGTTTAATAACATTATTGCACCTTACTTTGTGCTCGAAGCCCAAAAACGTCTAGAGGAACAATATGGGGCTACCAACATTAGAAAATCAGGGTTCAAGGTAACAACAACGGTAGATCTTAGACTGCAAGGCTACGCTGAAGAAGCGGTCAAAAATGGTATGGCTACAATTGTTCGTGGTGGCGGTGATAATGCTGCAATGGTTGCGGTAGACGCCCAGACAGGTAAAGTACTAGCTATGGTTGGTGGGCGGGATTTTGAATACCCCGGATTTGGCCAAATAAATTACGCAACAACTCCGCGTAGCCCAGGCTCTACCTTCAAACCTTACGATTATGCCGCCTTGATGACGAAGTCGCAAAACTGGGGCCCAGGTAGTATTTTGTATGACTTAAAAACTAATTTTGGTGGTGGTTATAGCCCAGACGACTATGATAAAAAACAGCCAGGTGCACTATCAATGCGTCAATCATTAGGTGGTTCTAGAAATATTCCTGCTATTAAAGCCATGTACATGGCAGGCATACCATACGTACACGATACAGCAAAAAAGATGGGGCTCACCAGCGGCGTAACGGGTTGTTACACGCCGGGCGTAGAAGACTGCCAAGAGATTTTATCTACTGCGATTGGTGATGGTGGTCAAGTACGCTTAGATGAACATGTTAATGCCTTTGCTACGTTTTCACGTATGGGAAACTATAAACCGATTACATATTACACAAAGGTAGAGGACAACAAAGGTAAAGTTATTTATGAATGGACCGATCCAGCCGGTGAACGTGCCCTAGACGAGCAAGTAGCATATTCTATCAACAACATACTTAGCGATGGCGCAGCACGATACGTAGGGTTAGATAACAGAGTAAGAATAAATGGTGTCACAACAGCGGTAAAGACTGGAACCACAAATAACTCTGATAACGGGTGGCTCATGGGCTTTAATACGAAAATTGCAGCTGGAGTATGGGTTGGTCATCACGAAAATAAAACACTAAGCGGATTTATGGAACATAAAACCGCACCTATCTGGCGTGAGTTTTTTGCAAAAGCCAACAAAGACCTAGCAGGAGCTGGCGATAAATGGACGCAGCCTGCTGGCATGAAACGAGTATGTCTTAGCCCAACGACAGGCTATGCTGCAAAAAGCGGTGGTAAGTGCGATATCTTTCCAAGCTGGTATAAACCACAATACCCTGACTCAACAAAGTCAGCCACGATTGATTCTATTTCTAATAAACTCGCAACCGAGTGTACACCAGAACGTGCCAAACAAGCTATCACAAGTGGTGGTATACGCGCCGAGCTGCCCACGAGTGACCCAAACTACAATAATTGGATGAACCCAATTAAAGCACGCTACGGAGGCGCTGGTGGTGGACTTATACCAACAGATAAAGATGATATTCATACCTGCGACCCTGCTGACAAACCAACGGTTAGCTTAAGCGAAGTACAAAAAAAGCCAGACGGTAGTTACAGCGTGACCGCCACGATTAAAAAAGGTAAATACCCGTTAACGAGCGTGAGCTTTTCTATTAACGGTACTGTGCTTGAGGGCGGGTCTTATGACATTTCAGACAGCGTGTCTATTCCTTTTGTCTTTAGACCAAGTGGGTCTGGCACACAAACAATCACAGCTAATGTTGTAGACTCTGTATTATATGATGCTAGTGATGCGACAAGCTTTACGGTGAGTGCTGCACCGAGTGCGAGTGATGATACTCCGTCACCAGTGCTGCCTTAGCACTATTAGCGTACAACTAGTGCTTGTGTAATCAATCTGAAATACACGTCATAAATGTTTTAAAAGTAGCTACCGTGTAGTTGTATGGCTATTGATTATATGTGAGCGCTTCTTAGTATTATTTGTGCGCTTTTGCTGAAACGGACGTTGTTTTATATCTTTAGATGCTACTGTTTGATTCTTAGCCTTAATGGTTGGTTGAGAAACCTTTTTCGCAAATAGCATTTTTCCTGCTACGGTTTGATGCGATTTATTTATCGTTACCTGTATTGATTTACCAATGTCTTTAATTGCCCCATCAACAACGACCATAGTACCGTCGTCTAGGTAGCCGACCCCTTGATCACGGTTGGTACCAGATTGCAAAATTGTCACATGCGCAGTTTCTCCCGGCAACGCTACTGGTCGGACAGCGTGGGCGAGCTCATTAACATTAAGCACGGTGACACCTTCTATGGTTGCTACCTGATTGAGATTGTAATCGGTGGTAAATAACTCAGCAGATGTCAATTTGGCAAGTGCTACAAGGTTTTCATCAGTTGTTACCTTGCCCGGTTGTGTTTCGTCTATTGTGACGTCTAGCTCAGCGTCATTTTGTAATTGCTGCACGACATTCAAGCCAAAGCGAGCGCGCTCACGTTTATAGCTATCACGGCCGTCAGCCAATAATTGTAGTTCTTTAACAATAAATTGTGGAACAATGATTTTTTTAGGCATAAACCCTATTTTGGCGAGCTCAATGACCCTTCCATCTATCAGCGCACAGCTGTCCAAAATAACACTACTTGCACCACCAGTAGGTTGCGTGATTTTTTTACGTGGTTTTTTATATACTAAAACTACTATTAATAAGAGAAGTCCAATAATTATTATATCTGTCATGGTTAGCCTTTCATCAGCGTGTCGTTAAGGATTGTTTTTATGTTTTTTGCTTCTTTATATTGTAGACCAGAATTTGTTTGCGACTTTTGTAATCGTGGACCAATAACACTTGTGAAACCCATTTTTTGGGCCTCTTGAATGCGTTTTTCTAGCCATGGTACATGTCGCACCTCTCCACTTAAACCTACTTCGCCAAACACCACAGCATCTGTACTTAGTTGCATGCCTTTCGCTGCTGAAGCAATCGCCATGCATATAGCCAAATCGGCAGCGTTTTCAGTTATTTTTATGCCTCCAACTATATTGATATAAATGTCTTTGTCAGAAAGCTTCAGCTTGGTTCGGCGCTCAAGCATTGCAACAAGCAAATTAAGTCGGTTTAGATCAAACCCAGATGCTGCACGCTTAGGATAGCCGTAGCTTGTTGTATTAACGAGTGCTTGTACTTCTACTAGTATTGGCCTTGTGCCTTCTAGGGTTGCGAGCACGATAGAACCGTCACTGATTTGTCGCTCTGAAAGTAATGCTGCTGATGGATTTGTAACGACATGCAGACCCTTATCGGACATCTCTAGAATGACTGCTTCGTTTGTAGAGCCGAACCTATTTTTTATGCCTCTTAAGACGCGAAATCCTGCATATCGGTCACCCTCTAGCTGCAATACGACATCCACTAAGTGTTCAAGAACTTTTGGGCCTGCGATAGAACCTTCTTTTGTAACGTGCCCCACCAAGATAACCGCAGTATTGGACTGTTTAGCTGCCAGCGTAATCAGTTGAGCACTGTTCGTAACTTGGCTGACTGAGCCGGGCACACCAGTGATTTCATCTGTTGCTAATGTTTGCACTGAATCGACAATAACCACATTGTATTCACCAGAAACAATCGTAGTAGCAATGTCGTTTGCGCTGTTACTGGTTGCTATAACTACGTTTTTATCTATTGCACTGCTAATACGCTTGCCTCTCATGGCGACTTGTTCTGCTGACTCTTCACCACTTACGTATAGAAGCGAGCTAGTCTGTGCAATTGCATACGCAAGTTGTAGTAGTAACGTGCTCTTTCCTATACCAGGTTGTCCAGCTAGCAGTGTCACGCTACCATGTACTAAACCACCACCTAACACCTTGTCTACATCAGCCACACCAACAGGTATTCTGTCTGAATGGCTGACTGCGGTCTGCTCATTGATAGTTGTTGCTTTAAGCACGCTTCCGCTATGGACTGCTTGTTGGCCTTTTGTGCTGCCACGAACGTCTAGCACTTGCTGGATAGTGTTCCAGGCGCCACACGTAGCACACTTACCACTCCAGGATCCGTATGCTTCTCCACAATCACTGCAAACATATTTTGTCTTAGCCTTTGGCATAACGATTAGTGTACCATTTTCATTCGTAGTATTGATATTTACTATCGATACTATTTACCAGGTCTTGTTGCCTGTCTACTGTGCTATTGTACTCTTGAACCAGTTTATTATACTCTGCGATTAACTGTTTAAGACTGCTTATTTTTTGATTATATGCCTCAACTTGTTGATTGTAGCTAGGCACCAATGCGTTATATTCTGCGAATTTTTTTTGGGAACGGTATGCTTCTAGTTGGCGTTTTGTTTCTAGTAGCGCTGCTTCATCTTCACCTATTTGAGCTTCTTGCTGCGAGATTTCTGATTTACGTAAGGCTAAATCACCATTGATGCGCTGTGTGTCACTTTTTGCTGTATCAAACACAGCTTCGTAACTTTCTGAAAGTGCTACAACTTTCTGTCTATCAGAAAAATACGTACGATAATACTGCTCTAATTGTGGGTCTAGTGAGGCAACTTCTGTGCCTAAAATAGAATGCATCTCGTTTGGTACGACGGACGGGTCTTTATCTTGGTATCCTTTTATGAGCTGCAGTATTCTTGGATTGTTGATTTTCGTAACCATAGTCGCCGTCATTTCATCTACTTGTTGGCGCTGCTTGGGGCTTAGTCTGTCGTATGCAGCATGGAGCATTTCGTGCGAAGCAGTTACCTCTTTAATGCCTGCGAGCTCCGGTTTTTGCACATTATAAATGTATATATCGGTGTCTTTATTAAAATCAAATCCTGTATAGCACCCTAGTACAATTGTTGCTTCGCTTGATGTACAAACGCTATTAAACTCAGCCTGCTCAGTTATTTTAGGCACATGTGAGTAAAATATCTCTGCGCCCGTTTCGTTCATGCCGCTATCTTTTGCTAATTGTACGATTTCTGGGCTAGGTGTGTAAGAACGGAGTACATACGCATCAAATATTGTAAACCGGTTAAACCACACAAACACAATAGACACTACCATAGCGATAAAAACTGTTGTCCATAGCCATTTAACTGTCCGTGTCATCGTATATATAAGTATACCGAATTATTCGTGGATTACACTAAACGTAAGTAGTTTT includes the following:
- a CDS encoding TRAM domain-containing protein, which codes for MTDIIIIGLLLLIVVLVYKKPRKKITQPTGGASSVILDSCALIDGRVIELAKIGFMPKKIIVPQFIVKELQLLADGRDSYKRERARFGLNVVQQLQNDAELDVTIDETQPGKVTTDENLVALAKLTSAELFTTDYNLNQVATIEGVTVLNVNELAHAVRPVALPGETAHVTILQSGTNRDQGVGYLDDGTMVVVDGAIKDIGKSIQVTINKSHQTVAGKMLFAKKVSQPTIKAKNQTVASKDIKQRPFQQKRTNNTKKRSHIINSHTTTR
- the radA gene encoding DNA repair protein RadA, whose amino-acid sequence is MVMPKAKTKYVCSDCGEAYGSWSGKCATCGAWNTIQQVLDVRGSTKGQQAVHSGSVLKATTINEQTAVSHSDRIPVGVADVDKVLGGGLVHGSVTLLAGQPGIGKSTLLLQLAYAIAQTSSLLYVSGEESAEQVAMRGKRISSAIDKNVVIATSNSANDIATTIVSGEYNVVIVDSVQTLATDEITGVPGSVSQVTNSAQLITLAAKQSNTAVILVGHVTKEGSIAGPKVLEHLVDVVLQLEGDRYAGFRVLRGIKNRFGSTNEAVILEMSDKGLHVVTNPSAALLSERQISDGSIVLATLEGTRPILVEVQALVNTTSYGYPKRAASGFDLNRLNLLVAMLERRTKLKLSDKDIYINIVGGIKITENAADLAICMAIASAAKGMQLSTDAVVFGEVGLSGEVRHVPWLEKRIQEAQKMGFTSVIGPRLQKSQTNSGLQYKEAKNIKTILNDTLMKG
- a CDS encoding transglycosylase domain-containing protein produces the protein MSKSSKKKSRLGLKTKSSSAKNKALDSANIVNRNIGDRMRARKDLRARRRADQKARMPKNPIKRFVYYLKPKNFAAYWFNRDGAIRALKVAGVSLAVMMVFLLATFAYFRKDLPRNITNLDTCSQGASSLYYDNTGQTLLWASSGDVECYPVKLENINTHLQKAVIAIEDKDFYNHGGFSTAGVTRAFFNNLRGESTQGGSTITQQFVKNSLLSQEQTYTRKVKELILAIELERSYTKDEILNAYLNEISFGSTYAGAEAAARGYFDKPAKDLTLDESATLAALIPAPSYYSPTGDNTGELVERRNYVLQLMVDQGYITQDEANTAKEQDTIAKVVPKKSKFNNIIAPYFVLEAQKRLEEQYGATNIRKSGFKVTTTVDLRLQGYAEEAVKNGMATIVRGGGDNAAMVAVDAQTGKVLAMVGGRDFEYPGFGQINYATTPRSPGSTFKPYDYAALMTKSQNWGPGSILYDLKTNFGGGYSPDDYDKKQPGALSMRQSLGGSRNIPAIKAMYMAGIPYVHDTAKKMGLTSGVTGCYTPGVEDCQEILSTAIGDGGQVRLDEHVNAFATFSRMGNYKPITYYTKVEDNKGKVIYEWTDPAGERALDEQVAYSINNILSDGAARYVGLDNRVRINGVTTAVKTGTTNNSDNGWLMGFNTKIAAGVWVGHHENKTLSGFMEHKTAPIWREFFAKANKDLAGAGDKWTQPAGMKRVCLSPTTGYAAKSGGKCDIFPSWYKPQYPDSTKSATIDSISNKLATECTPERAKQAITSGGIRAELPTSDPNYNNWMNPIKARYGGAGGGLIPTDKDDIHTCDPADKPTVSLSEVQKKPDGSYSVTATIKKGKYPLTSVSFSINGTVLEGGSYDISDSVSIPFVFRPSGSGTQTITANVVDSVLYDASDATSFTVSAAPSASDDTPSPVLP
- the recG gene encoding ATP-dependent DNA helicase RecG; protein product: MTLHSPITDLKGVGPALASKFTKVGIATIGDFLQYVPRQYNDYSGVVPIANMMPGNVTLQVTFTDVTQRRVKRGLHITQAIAQDSTGKVRIVWFNQPYRASQLTHEEYLLRGVYEYKNNRLQIVNPSVELLSSVQKDVTILPTYPERVGLKSHQLRKLFTTLFAQDLQVTDVLPRDIVIKHGLLSAYDAYKTIHLPNSEHALLDAKRRLAFEELFVIMCAVQSLKDSNKRVTALPIVFDENAAKTFVKQLPFTLTDDQRIVAWKILQDMQQRQPMNRLVEGDVGSGKTVVAALASLMALQSNMQVALIAPTEILARQHYKTLRTLLQHTKHAQDIQLLVGSVNKTEKQQIKHKISTKKATLLIGTHALLERDIDWHTLGLVIIDEQHRFGVKQRQRLLQAAGHMPHTLCMTATPIPRSLALTVYGELDISIIKQKPLHKASITTSIVSPNSTQQMYSKITASLEAGRQAYIVCPLIHDSDVLDVASAEETFKEVTQKYFKKYRVGLLHGRLKPVQKDEVMQAFAKHELDVIVTTTVIEVGVDVPNATDMVILGADRFGLAQLHQLRGRIGRGVHSGTCYLVMSDSNKPSKRMQAIANTSDGFELAEYDLELRGAGAIYGTMQHGALDLRYVQLTDYALISEVRGAVTAFTKKGDFMVKYPQLADKITKTLQLTYLN